A window of Ruminococcus champanellensis 18P13 = JCM 17042 contains these coding sequences:
- a CDS encoding leucine-rich repeat domain-containing protein, with product MNKYIRRSMAMAVALSIVGAQMNPECTNLVKTAVMHITAETLTAEQYTYTVNEDDTVTITGYTGTDAVLILPETIDGKPISAIGARAFYRHTELTGVAMPDTVTSIGEYAFYACSQLVDIDLGKGLVTIGSYAFDSCNKLVNLKLPDTLTIIPDYAFNGCSSLLSVTVPKSVTTIGRNAFNKCSGLTRVSLPAGVSVGDFAFYECGGLEQLELPEGIQLGRYAFSQCENLRQVLFNGEQGTIGTYAFYSNGSLESVVFPTELTEISEGAFSSCNKLKTAVLPKSVAVIGDKAFERCNALEKVEFSANLKSIGRDAYSYCTALTQVEVPAGAALAGGCFYECDGLTTATIGDGITEMGNGNFYGCENLTSVKLPDTLTELPQTTFAYCTSLTDVQMPEALTIIGTSAFYHCTGLTSLTIPGSVTTIRASAFEECYKLESVELPDSITEMGSSVFDNCLALKSVTLPSKLTVISDNMFYYCIKLESVVIPDSVKSIGIGAFAHCVALTSIQMPASLETIGQEAFYNCQGLTEVALPDSVKTIGIRSFSRCVNLTQLNLPDDIQDLGNDAFSETKLEVLTIPKSMTEIPNYMFSNMSSLKEIQIPDTVTSIGYGAFSNCTSLKEVVIPDSVVSMDKQLFLGCTSLTNVQLPAKTETIPYRMFEGCSSLKSITLPDTVTKIDENAFYGCSSLTSLELPEGLTTLGYRAFGATGIQSITLPEGITSLPNMLFSDCKALTQVDLPSNITAISIGAFYNCSALKTIQLPDSITSIGNDAFEGCSALTDIKLSENITEIGSYAFMDTGLEQLDLGATKITSLSPYLLQSCSNLKQVTLPDSLTYIGNQAFYNCFSLTELQLPDGVKTIEYGAFGNCKALTNLELPDSVTSIGNFMFQSCTGLETVKLPAGLTDISAYMFYNCSSLSEITIPETVTSISSYAFFGCSSLHEITIPRTVTTMGEHVLGYSAKEGETMDLTVLCAPNSTAHIYAQNNEINFKLVTDRDYSKCPVGYYIQDDGAHITDCDPEAINLEIPATVEDVPVVAIEKYAFRDCALESVVIPDTVTTIADEAFYGCGRLKEIQLPASVTNLGSRVFAQCTSLTSADLSLLTITRIPSYTFNSCTALTTVSFPKTLEYVGMSAFQHCTALEELTFPDNSITFDDNCFYNCSSLSDVTFPTKYCYFDYYSFGNCTKLLDITISGDSALYYNSIGFYDDGTSGTVKQVPGVTFHVPFNSNVQNYVAPKEAFILMPTDGVKYTVLEDQTVRIDQISVKSTGITIPARIEGMPVSAIGTRALKGLSSVTSITLPNTLTSIEDYAFMNCTSLSGCNIPATVTRIGSNAFYNTKLSSNWKSREFVILGDGVLYQYNGKAQEITVPDTVKVIGEGVFAYQTNLQKVILHEGLTEIGDGAFLYCQSLASVELPDTVTCVGNAAFSGCTGLKRFTCGTDLALIDEYAFFDCTIELFRGEDGSYAQGYAKDNGYTFEILTKEEPETDA from the coding sequence ATGAATAAGTATATCAGACGCTCTATGGCAATGGCTGTTGCGCTGAGTATTGTGGGCGCACAGATGAACCCTGAGTGTACCAACCTTGTAAAAACTGCGGTGATGCATATCACCGCAGAAACCCTCACCGCTGAGCAGTATACCTATACTGTGAATGAGGACGATACAGTTACCATTACCGGCTATACCGGCACAGATGCAGTGCTGATTTTGCCGGAAACCATTGATGGTAAGCCCATCAGTGCCATCGGTGCCAGAGCTTTTTACAGACATACGGAGCTGACCGGTGTGGCAATGCCGGATACGGTTACATCCATCGGGGAGTATGCATTTTATGCATGCAGTCAGCTGGTTGATATAGATCTGGGCAAAGGACTGGTTACAATCGGCAGTTATGCGTTTGATAGCTGCAATAAGCTGGTGAATCTGAAGCTGCCGGATACCTTGACGATTATTCCGGACTATGCATTTAATGGGTGTTCATCCCTGCTGAGTGTAACGGTACCTAAGTCTGTGACTACCATCGGTCGCAACGCCTTTAACAAGTGCTCCGGTCTGACCCGTGTCAGCCTGCCGGCAGGTGTATCCGTAGGAGACTTTGCATTTTATGAATGCGGCGGTCTGGAGCAGCTGGAGCTGCCGGAGGGTATTCAACTGGGCAGATACGCTTTCTCCCAGTGTGAAAATCTGCGGCAGGTGCTGTTTAACGGGGAACAAGGCACCATCGGCACCTATGCGTTTTATTCCAATGGCTCTCTGGAATCCGTGGTATTCCCAACGGAACTGACAGAGATTTCCGAAGGCGCGTTTTCAAGCTGCAATAAGCTCAAGACCGCTGTGCTGCCCAAATCCGTCGCTGTGATCGGAGATAAAGCATTTGAACGGTGTAATGCACTGGAAAAGGTTGAATTTTCCGCAAATCTGAAAAGCATCGGCAGGGACGCATATAGCTATTGCACTGCTTTGACCCAGGTAGAGGTTCCGGCGGGTGCTGCCCTTGCAGGCGGCTGCTTCTATGAATGTGATGGACTGACAACAGCAACCATTGGTGACGGTATCACAGAAATGGGGAATGGGAATTTCTATGGATGTGAAAATCTGACCTCTGTGAAGCTGCCGGATACCTTGACCGAATTGCCTCAGACAACATTTGCATACTGTACGTCTTTGACGGATGTACAGATGCCGGAGGCATTGACCATCATCGGAACTTCTGCATTTTACCATTGTACCGGCTTGACAAGTCTGACAATTCCGGGCAGTGTGACCACAATCCGGGCGTCCGCCTTTGAGGAATGCTACAAGCTGGAGTCTGTGGAACTGCCGGATTCCATTACCGAAATGGGCAGTTCCGTATTTGATAACTGCCTTGCTCTGAAGTCTGTTACCCTGCCCTCCAAGCTGACTGTAATCAGCGATAACATGTTCTACTATTGTATCAAGCTGGAAAGTGTCGTGATTCCGGATTCCGTCAAGAGCATCGGCATCGGTGCCTTTGCACACTGTGTCGCTCTGACATCCATACAGATGCCGGCAAGCTTAGAGACCATCGGCCAGGAGGCATTTTACAACTGCCAGGGGCTTACAGAGGTTGCACTTCCGGATTCCGTAAAGACCATAGGCATTAGAAGCTTTAGCCGCTGTGTCAATCTGACGCAGCTGAATCTGCCGGATGATATACAGGATCTTGGCAACGATGCCTTTTCAGAAACCAAGTTGGAGGTTCTGACAATCCCCAAATCCATGACCGAGATTCCCAATTACATGTTCTCCAACATGAGCAGCCTGAAGGAGATCCAGATCCCGGACACGGTTACAAGCATCGGGTATGGTGCGTTCAGCAACTGTACCAGTCTGAAAGAGGTTGTGATCCCGGATTCGGTGGTGTCCATGGATAAACAGCTGTTTTTGGGCTGTACCAGTCTGACCAATGTGCAGCTGCCGGCCAAAACAGAAACGATTCCTTACAGAATGTTTGAAGGCTGCAGCTCCTTGAAGAGCATCACCCTGCCGGACACTGTAACTAAGATTGATGAAAACGCCTTTTATGGCTGCTCCTCCTTGACCAGTTTAGAGCTGCCGGAGGGGCTGACCACTTTGGGATACAGAGCGTTTGGCGCAACCGGCATCCAGAGCATTACCCTGCCGGAGGGAATAACCAGTCTTCCCAATATGCTGTTCTCGGATTGCAAGGCGCTGACGCAGGTTGATCTGCCATCGAATATTACTGCAATCAGCATTGGTGCATTTTATAACTGCTCTGCTTTGAAAACCATTCAGCTGCCGGATAGTATTACTTCCATTGGCAATGATGCATTTGAGGGCTGTTCCGCTTTGACAGATATCAAGCTGTCGGAGAACATTACGGAGATTGGATCCTATGCGTTCATGGATACGGGATTGGAACAGCTGGATCTGGGTGCCACTAAGATTACAAGCCTTTCACCGTATCTTCTGCAGTCCTGCAGTAATCTGAAACAGGTCACCTTGCCGGATTCTTTGACGTACATTGGAAACCAGGCGTTCTACAACTGTTTCTCACTGACAGAGCTGCAGCTGCCGGATGGGGTGAAAACGATTGAGTATGGCGCATTCGGCAACTGCAAAGCGTTGACCAATCTGGAACTGCCGGATTCCGTTACATCAATTGGAAATTTTATGTTCCAGAGCTGTACCGGACTGGAAACTGTGAAGCTGCCGGCAGGCTTGACTGACATTTCCGCTTACATGTTCTATAATTGTTCAAGTCTTTCGGAGATCACCATTCCGGAAACTGTGACCAGTATCAGTTCCTATGCCTTCTTCGGCTGTTCCTCTTTGCATGAGATCACCATTCCCCGCACTGTCACAACAATGGGAGAGCATGTTCTGGGTTACAGTGCAAAGGAAGGGGAAACCATGGATCTGACCGTTCTGTGTGCCCCCAATTCCACTGCACACATTTATGCACAGAACAATGAGATCAACTTTAAGCTGGTGACTGACCGGGATTACTCCAAGTGCCCGGTTGGATACTACATTCAGGATGACGGGGCTCACATTACCGACTGCGATCCGGAAGCCATCAACCTTGAGATCCCTGCCACTGTGGAAGATGTACCGGTGGTCGCCATTGAGAAATATGCGTTCCGGGATTGTGCGCTGGAGTCCGTTGTGATTCCGGATACGGTGACAACGATTGCGGATGAGGCGTTCTACGGCTGTGGGCGGCTCAAGGAGATCCAGCTGCCTGCAAGCGTCACCAATCTTGGCAGTCGTGTGTTCGCACAGTGCACCAGTCTGACCAGTGCGGACTTGTCTCTGCTGACGATCACACGGATTCCCTCCTACACATTCAACAGCTGTACTGCCCTGACGACAGTGTCCTTCCCGAAAACGCTGGAGTATGTAGGCATGAGTGCGTTCCAGCACTGTACTGCTCTGGAGGAGTTGACCTTCCCGGACAACAGCATCACCTTTGATGACAACTGCTTCTACAACTGCTCCTCTTTGAGCGACGTGACCTTCCCCACAAAGTATTGCTACTTTGATTATTACAGCTTTGGCAACTGCACCAAGCTGCTGGACATTACCATCAGCGGTGATTCCGCTCTGTATTACAACAGCATCGGATTTTATGACGATGGTACATCCGGTACCGTGAAGCAGGTTCCGGGCGTTACCTTCCATGTGCCCTTCAACAGCAATGTGCAGAATTATGTTGCCCCCAAGGAAGCCTTTATCCTGATGCCTACGGACGGTGTGAAATACACGGTGCTGGAGGATCAGACTGTGCGGATCGATCAGATTTCTGTAAAAAGTACGGGGATCACGATTCCAGCCCGCATTGAAGGAATGCCTGTATCTGCGATCGGCACACGGGCGCTGAAGGGCTTGTCCAGCGTGACAAGCATCACCCTGCCCAATACCTTGACCAGCATCGAGGATTATGCGTTCATGAACTGCACCAGTCTTTCCGGCTGCAACATTCCCGCAACCGTTACCCGGATCGGCAGCAATGCCTTTTACAACACCAAGCTGTCTTCCAACTGGAAGTCCAGGGAGTTTGTAATACTGGGTGATGGGGTGCTGTATCAGTACAACGGCAAGGCTCAGGAGATCACGGTGCCGGATACTGTCAAGGTGATCGGCGAAGGGGTATTCGCTTATCAGACAAACCTGCAGAAGGTCATCCTGCACGAAGGCTTGACTGAGATCGGAGACGGTGCGTTCCTGTATTGTCAGAGTCTTGCAAGCGTGGAGCTGCCAGATACGGTGACATGCGTGGGCAATGCTGCATTCAGCGGCTGCACCGGTCTGAAGCGGTTCACCTGCGGTACGGATCTTGCACTGATCGATGAATATGCGTTCTTTGACTGCACCATTGAGCTGTTCCGGGGCGAGGATGGCTCCTATGCGCAAGGCTATGCCAAGGACAACGGCTATACCTTTGAAATCCTTACAAAGGAAGAGCCGGAGACAGATGCATAA
- a CDS encoding DUF1292 domain-containing protein: protein MSEEMNEYTPDLYTLVDEDGNEQTFEMLDVMEVDDQRYFALIPYQADPESMIEDDGELVILKSDMVDGEEMLVSIEDDDEFDRIGELFLKRLDEIYDDCDCEDDGCDCGCCGHDHQD, encoded by the coding sequence ATGTCTGAAGAAATGAATGAATACACCCCGGATCTGTACACACTGGTGGACGAAGACGGCAACGAGCAGACCTTTGAAATGCTGGACGTAATGGAAGTGGATGACCAGCGGTATTTCGCATTGATCCCCTACCAGGCTGATCCGGAATCCATGATCGAGGATGACGGAGAGCTGGTGATCCTCAAGTCCGATATGGTGGACGGAGAGGAAATGTTGGTTTCCATTGAGGACGATGATGAGTTCGACCGGATCGGCGAGCTGTTCCTCAAGCGTCTGGATGAGATCTACGATGACTGCGACTGTGAGGATGACGGCTGCGATTGCGGCTGCTGCGGTCACGATCACCAGGATTAA
- the lepA gene encoding translation elongation factor 4: MANQNIRNFCIIAHIDHGKSTLADRILEKTYTVAARDMEEQLLDNMDIERERGITIKARAVRLNYRAKDGQEYCFNLIDTPGHVDFNYEVSRSLAACEGAILVVDASQGIEAQTLANTYLALEHDLELVPVINKIDLPSADPERVSAEVEKVIGIPAMDAPRISAKMGINIEEVLERIVTDIPAPEGDPAAPLQALIFDSYYDAYKGVIIYIRVKEGTVRIGDKIRLMATGAEFTVVETGYMNATNHINTGVLEAGEVGYIAASIKSIGDTQVGDTVTNAENPCGEPLPGYRKVNPMVFSGIYPADGAKYGDLRDALEKLQLNDASLSFEPETSTALGFGFRCGFLGLLHMEIIQERLEREYNLDLITTAPSVVYKVNLTDGQTVMVDNPCNFPDPALIASAEEPMVKADILAPSDYVGNIMELCQERRGTFKNMEYLDDSRVDLHYELPLNEIVYDFFDALKSRTKGYASFDYELLGYAQSRLVKLDILLNGEVVDALSFIVFADAAYNRGRKIVEKLKENIPRQLFEVPIQAAIGGKIIARETVKALRKDVLAKCYGGDITRKKKLLEKQKEGKKRMRQLGSVSVPQKAFMSVLKLDE; this comes from the coding sequence TTGGCAAACCAGAACATTCGCAATTTTTGCATCATCGCACACATCGACCACGGTAAGTCCACGCTGGCAGACCGGATCCTGGAGAAAACCTATACGGTTGCTGCCCGGGATATGGAGGAGCAGCTGCTGGACAATATGGACATCGAGCGGGAGCGTGGCATCACCATCAAGGCACGGGCGGTGCGGCTCAATTACCGGGCAAAGGATGGGCAGGAGTACTGCTTCAATCTGATCGACACACCGGGTCATGTGGATTTCAACTACGAGGTATCCCGTTCCCTGGCAGCATGCGAGGGTGCGATTCTTGTGGTGGACGCATCCCAGGGTATTGAAGCCCAGACCCTTGCCAATACCTACCTGGCACTGGAGCATGACCTGGAACTGGTGCCGGTCATCAACAAAATTGACCTGCCCTCGGCAGATCCGGAACGGGTGAGTGCAGAGGTGGAGAAGGTCATTGGCATTCCTGCCATGGACGCACCCCGGATCTCTGCGAAAATGGGCATCAACATTGAAGAAGTGCTGGAGCGGATCGTCACGGACATTCCGGCACCCGAGGGGGATCCGGCTGCTCCCCTCCAGGCACTGATTTTTGACAGTTATTATGACGCATACAAGGGCGTTATCATCTACATCCGGGTGAAGGAGGGCACGGTGCGCATCGGGGACAAGATCCGGCTGATGGCTACCGGGGCGGAATTTACGGTGGTGGAAACCGGTTATATGAATGCCACCAATCACATCAACACCGGGGTGCTGGAGGCTGGCGAGGTTGGCTACATTGCCGCATCCATCAAGAGCATCGGGGACACCCAGGTGGGGGATACAGTGACCAATGCGGAGAATCCCTGTGGGGAGCCTTTGCCCGGTTACCGGAAGGTGAACCCCATGGTGTTCTCGGGTATTTATCCGGCGGACGGCGCCAAGTACGGGGATTTGCGGGATGCTCTGGAAAAGCTCCAGCTGAACGATGCGTCCCTGAGCTTTGAACCGGAAACCTCCACTGCCCTGGGCTTTGGCTTCCGCTGCGGTTTTCTGGGATTGCTGCACATGGAGATCATCCAGGAACGGCTGGAACGGGAATACAATCTGGATCTGATTACCACTGCTCCCTCCGTTGTATACAAGGTGAATCTGACGGACGGTCAGACTGTTATGGTGGACAATCCCTGCAATTTCCCCGATCCGGCGCTGATCGCTTCTGCGGAGGAGCCTATGGTGAAGGCGGATATTCTGGCTCCTTCGGACTATGTGGGTAACATTATGGAGCTTTGCCAGGAGCGGCGGGGTACTTTTAAGAATATGGAATACCTGGACGACAGCCGGGTGGATCTCCACTATGAGCTGCCTCTGAATGAAATCGTCTACGACTTCTTTGATGCCCTCAAATCCCGCACCAAGGGCTATGCTTCCTTTGATTACGAGCTGCTGGGGTATGCCCAGTCCCGTCTGGTGAAGCTGGACATCCTGCTGAACGGGGAAGTGGTGGATGCCCTGTCCTTTATTGTCTTTGCGGATGCCGCATACAACCGGGGCAGAAAGATTGTGGAGAAGCTGAAGGAAAACATTCCCCGTCAGCTGTTTGAGGTTCCCATCCAGGCTGCCATCGGCGGCAAGATCATCGCCAGAGAAACCGTCAAGGCACTGCGGAAGGACGTACTTGCCAAGTGCTATGGGGGCGATATTACCCGGAAGAAGAAGCTGCTGGAGAAGCAGAAGGAAGGCAAGAAGCGTATGCGTCAGCTTGGCTCCGTTTCCGTGCCTCAGAAGGCATTTATGAGCGTGCTGAAGCTGGATGAATGA
- the hemW gene encoding radical SAM family heme chaperone HemW, translating to MSTPAGLYVHVPFCAVKCPYCDFYSNPYRRERAEAYAARVAENLAAYPAELSVDTVYFGGGTPSILPPPLLGQMLHAARRRFSLAADTEITLEVNPLTATPAALDAWRGLGVNRLSFGMQSAVDAELHRLGRRHTAAQGIAAVDRAAAAGFQNISCDLMLGTPGQTGESLAQSLAVYAQLPIAHVSAYLLSIEPGTPFDTEAMRSQVPDGDAAALLYVQMAECLEQHGFRQYEISNFARPGFESRHNLKYWQCVDYIGIGPAAHSCFNGRRYAVPSDLDGFLQAPRQQEILTDEEPYTPEERVMLGLRLAEGIRQQDFSESCWAGLLRRAEPLQRAGMLWIEPDRIRLTRQGFLVSNSVICSLVE from the coding sequence ATGAGTACCCCGGCTGGACTGTATGTGCATGTGCCCTTTTGCGCAGTGAAGTGCCCATACTGTGACTTTTACTCCAATCCATACCGGCGGGAGCGGGCGGAAGCCTATGCTGCCCGGGTTGCGGAGAACCTTGCCGCATACCCGGCGGAGCTGTCGGTGGATACGGTGTATTTCGGAGGGGGGACTCCCTCCATTTTGCCGCCGCCGCTGCTGGGTCAGATGCTGCATGCTGCCCGCCGGCGGTTTTCTCTTGCTGCGGACACGGAGATCACTCTGGAGGTGAACCCACTGACCGCCACCCCTGCCGCCCTGGATGCCTGGAGGGGACTTGGCGTCAACCGGCTGTCCTTTGGTATGCAGTCCGCTGTGGATGCGGAGCTGCACCGGCTTGGCAGACGGCATACCGCCGCCCAGGGGATTGCCGCAGTGGATCGTGCGGCGGCAGCGGGCTTTCAGAATATCTCCTGTGACCTGATGCTGGGCACGCCGGGGCAAACCGGAGAGAGTCTTGCACAGTCCCTTGCGGTGTATGCCCAGTTGCCCATTGCCCATGTTTCCGCCTATCTGCTGAGTATCGAGCCGGGCACCCCCTTTGACACGGAGGCAATGCGCAGCCAGGTACCCGATGGGGATGCAGCGGCGTTGCTGTATGTACAGATGGCGGAATGCCTGGAGCAGCATGGGTTCCGGCAATATGAGATCTCCAACTTTGCCCGTCCCGGCTTTGAAAGCCGGCATAATCTGAAATACTGGCAGTGCGTGGATTACATCGGCATTGGCCCGGCGGCGCATTCCTGCTTCAACGGCAGACGGTATGCGGTGCCCTCGGATCTGGACGGTTTTTTGCAAGCACCCCGTCAGCAGGAGATCCTGACGGACGAGGAACCCTATACCCCGGAGGAGCGGGTCATGCTGGGTCTGCGGCTGGCGGAGGGCATCCGGCAGCAGGACTTTTCAGAAAGCTGCTGGGCAGGACTGCTGCGCCGGGCAGAGCCTTTGCAAAGGGCGGGCATGCTGTGGATAGAGCCGGATCGGATCCGGCTGACCCGGCAGGGCTTTTTAGTATCCAACAGCGTGATTTGCAGTTTGGTGGAGTAA
- the tyrS gene encoding tyrosine--tRNA ligase, whose translation MTLFEELKRRGLLAQLTDEKEIKELINAGKATFYIGFDPTADSLHVGHFMALCLMKRLQMAGNKPIVLLGGGTGMIGDPSGKTDMRKMMTRETIEHNVECFKKQMSRFIDFSEGKALAVNNADWLLDLNYVDVLRDVGACFSVNKMLTFECYKQRMERGLTFLEFNYMIMQSYDFYRLFQDYGCNMQFGGDDQWANMLGGTELIRKKLGKDAYAMTITLLLNSEGKKMGKTEKGAVWLDPAKTSPYEFYQYWRNVNDADVIKCLKMLTFVPVEEIEDMEQHMEGAQFNKAKELLAYELTKLVHGEEEANKADTAAKAVFSGGNSADMPTTTLSGEDIPEGGIGILTLLVKCGLAASNGEGRRLVQQGGISVNDAKITDPQTMLQPEGELIIRKGKKVFHKVVMEG comes from the coding sequence ATGACGTTATTTGAAGAACTGAAACGCAGAGGGCTGTTGGCACAGCTCACCGATGAAAAGGAGATCAAGGAACTGATCAACGCCGGCAAAGCAACCTTCTACATCGGCTTTGACCCCACCGCAGATTCCCTGCATGTAGGCCACTTTATGGCGCTGTGCCTGATGAAGCGACTCCAGATGGCGGGCAACAAGCCCATCGTTCTGTTGGGAGGCGGCACCGGCATGATCGGAGATCCGTCCGGCAAGACCGATATGCGGAAGATGATGACCCGGGAAACCATTGAGCACAATGTCGAATGCTTCAAGAAGCAGATGTCCCGGTTCATTGATTTTTCCGAGGGCAAGGCGCTGGCGGTAAACAATGCAGACTGGCTGCTGGATCTCAACTATGTGGACGTGCTCCGGGACGTGGGCGCATGCTTCTCCGTCAACAAGATGCTGACCTTTGAATGCTATAAGCAGAGAATGGAGCGGGGGCTCACATTCCTGGAATTCAACTACATGATTATGCAGTCCTACGACTTCTACCGCCTGTTCCAGGATTACGGCTGTAATATGCAGTTTGGCGGAGATGACCAGTGGGCAAATATGCTGGGAGGTACGGAGCTGATCCGCAAGAAGCTGGGCAAGGACGCTTATGCCATGACCATTACCCTGCTGCTCAATTCCGAGGGGAAGAAAATGGGTAAGACGGAAAAAGGCGCTGTATGGCTGGATCCTGCTAAGACTTCCCCCTATGAGTTCTACCAGTACTGGAGAAATGTCAACGACGCAGACGTGATCAAGTGCCTGAAGATGCTGACCTTTGTGCCGGTGGAGGAAATCGAGGATATGGAACAGCATATGGAAGGTGCCCAGTTCAACAAGGCAAAGGAGCTGCTGGCATACGAGCTGACCAAGCTGGTGCACGGCGAGGAGGAAGCCAATAAGGCGGATACTGCGGCAAAGGCGGTATTCAGCGGCGGAAACAGTGCAGATATGCCCACTACCACCCTGTCTGGGGAGGATATACCTGAAGGCGGCATTGGCATTCTCACTCTGCTGGTGAAGTGCGGTCTGGCAGCGTCCAACGGCGAGGGCCGCAGACTGGTGCAGCAGGGGGGCATCAGCGTCAATGACGCAAAAATCACCGATCCCCAGACCATGCTCCAGCCGGAGGGGGAACTCATCATCCGCAAGGGCAAAAAGGTATTCCACAAGGTGGTTATGGAAGGCTGA